One region of Yersinia bercovieri ATCC 43970 genomic DNA includes:
- the rlmH gene encoding 23S rRNA (pseudouridine(1915)-N(3))-methyltransferase RlmH gives MKLQLVAVGTKMPDWVQTGFTDYLRRFPKDMPLELVEIPAGKRGKNADIKRILEKEGELMLAAVGKNNRIVTLDIPGTPWETPQLAQQLERWKQDGRDVSLLIGGPEGLAPACKAAAEQSWSLSVLTLPHPLVRVLVAESLYRAWSITTNHPYHRE, from the coding sequence GTGAAACTGCAACTGGTAGCCGTCGGCACTAAAATGCCTGACTGGGTGCAGACAGGTTTTACCGATTACCTGCGCCGCTTTCCCAAAGATATGCCCTTAGAGTTGGTAGAGATACCGGCAGGTAAGCGGGGCAAAAATGCCGATATCAAACGCATTTTGGAAAAAGAGGGCGAGCTAATGCTGGCGGCGGTTGGCAAAAACAACCGCATTGTCACGCTGGATATCCCAGGCACTCCCTGGGAGACCCCGCAATTAGCTCAGCAATTAGAGCGCTGGAAGCAGGATGGCCGTGATGTCAGTCTGTTGATTGGCGGGCCTGAGGGGTTAGCCCCGGCCTGTAAAGCTGCCGCCGAGCAGAGCTGGTCGCTCTCAGTGCTAACGCTACCCCATCCTTTAGTGCGTGTATTAGTGGCCGAGAGCCTCTATCGCGCCTGGAGTATTACGACCAATCACCCCTATCACCGGGAATAA
- the rsfS gene encoding ribosome silencing factor, translating to MQGKALQEFVIDKLDDLKGQDIIALDVQGKSSITDCMIICTGTSTRHVMALADNLVQESRVAGMIPLGVEGQGVSDWVVVDLGEVIVHVMQEESRRLYELEKLWS from the coding sequence TTGCAAGGTAAAGCGCTCCAAGAATTTGTTATCGACAAGCTCGATGATTTGAAAGGCCAGGACATTATTGCTCTGGATGTTCAAGGTAAGTCCAGTATCACTGATTGCATGATCATCTGCACCGGTACCTCGACCCGCCATGTTATGGCTCTGGCAGATAATCTGGTACAAGAGTCCCGTGTTGCAGGCATGATCCCACTGGGCGTTGAAGGTCAGGGTGTCTCTGACTGGGTTGTGGTTGATCTGGGCGAAGTGATTGTCCATGTGATGCAAGAAGAGAGCCGCCGTCTGTATGAACTGGAAAAACTCTGGAGCTAA
- the nadD gene encoding nicotinate-nucleotide adenylyltransferase: MPNNSPTRTLHALFGGTFDPIHYGHLKPVEALAQQVGLQHIILLPNHVPPHRPQPEANAQQRLKMVELAIADNPLFSVDSRELLRDTPSFTIDTLESLRKERGAEVPLAFIIGQDSLLSLHKWYRWESLLDVCHLLVCARPGYAQTLETPALQQWLDEHRVFDPLALSLRPQGAIYLADTPLLDISATDIRHRRHHGESCDDLLPRAVQRYIELQGLYRG; this comes from the coding sequence ATGCCCAATAACTCCCCGACTCGCACCCTACATGCCCTGTTCGGCGGTACTTTTGATCCAATTCATTATGGCCATTTGAAGCCAGTTGAAGCTTTGGCGCAACAAGTGGGCCTGCAACACATTATTTTACTGCCTAATCATGTGCCGCCTCATCGCCCTCAACCTGAGGCCAATGCACAGCAACGGCTGAAAATGGTTGAGTTGGCGATTGCCGATAATCCGCTGTTTAGCGTTGATTCACGAGAGTTATTACGTGACACGCCATCATTCACCATCGATACACTTGAATCTCTGCGTAAAGAACGTGGTGCTGAAGTGCCGTTAGCGTTTATCATTGGGCAGGATTCATTATTGTCACTGCATAAGTGGTATCGCTGGGAATCACTGTTAGATGTGTGCCATCTGTTGGTCTGTGCCCGCCCTGGTTATGCCCAAACACTGGAAACACCAGCGTTGCAGCAGTGGCTCGACGAACACCGGGTCTTTGATCCACTCGCGTTGAGCCTGCGGCCACAGGGGGCAATCTATTTGGCAGATACACCACTGTTGGACATTTCTGCAACTGATATTCGCCACCGACGTCATCATGGTGAAAGTTGCGATGACCTGCTACCACGTGCTGTGCAGCGATATATTGAATTACAAGGTTTGTATCGCGGCTGA
- the holA gene encoding DNA polymerase III subunit delta has protein sequence MIRVYPEQLVAQLHEGLRTSYLLCGNEPLLLQESQDHIRRVAAQHDFTEHFSFTLDAHTEWESIFSLCQALSLFASRQTLLLSFPESGLTAPMNEQLVKLSGLLHPDILLILRANKLTKAQENSAWFKALSTNGVLVSCQPPEQAQLPRWVSTRAKSLNLDIDDAAIQLLCYCYEGNLLALSQALERLSLLYPDGKLTLPKVEQAVNDAAHFTPYHWLDALLAGKSKRAWHILQQLQQEDSEPIILLRTLQRELLQLLTLKRRMDQVPLRALFDQFKVWQNRRPMMTQALQRLSMQQLQQAVHLLTQMEIRLKQDYGQSIWPELETLSMLMCGKILPESFFNAQ, from the coding sequence ATGATCCGAGTCTACCCTGAACAACTTGTCGCGCAGCTCCATGAGGGGCTGCGCACAAGCTATCTGCTATGTGGCAATGAGCCGCTACTGTTGCAGGAGAGTCAGGACCATATTCGTCGGGTGGCAGCACAACATGATTTCACCGAACATTTCAGCTTTACGCTAGATGCCCATACTGAATGGGAGAGTATCTTTAGCCTCTGTCAGGCACTGAGCCTATTTGCCAGCCGCCAGACACTGCTATTGAGTTTTCCTGAGAGTGGGTTGACGGCACCGATGAATGAGCAATTGGTCAAATTATCCGGGCTATTGCACCCTGATATTTTGCTGATTTTGCGGGCAAATAAGCTCACCAAAGCACAAGAAAATAGTGCCTGGTTTAAGGCACTCAGCACCAACGGCGTTTTGGTTAGTTGCCAACCCCCCGAACAGGCACAGCTGCCACGCTGGGTCAGCACGCGAGCCAAGAGCCTGAATCTCGACATTGATGATGCCGCCATTCAACTGCTGTGTTACTGCTACGAAGGCAATCTGCTGGCGCTATCGCAAGCACTGGAACGCCTCTCATTGCTCTACCCCGATGGCAAATTGACACTGCCCAAAGTAGAACAAGCGGTCAATGATGCCGCGCATTTTACGCCGTATCACTGGCTGGATGCCTTATTGGCCGGTAAAAGCAAACGCGCCTGGCATATCCTGCAACAGTTACAGCAAGAAGATAGCGAACCCATTATTTTGCTGCGCACTCTACAGCGTGAATTATTGCAGTTGTTAACACTGAAACGGCGTATGGATCAAGTGCCGCTACGCGCCTTGTTTGATCAATTCAAAGTGTGGCAGAACCGCCGCCCAATGATGACTCAGGCACTGCAACGTCTCTCCATGCAGCAACTGCAACAAGCCGTTCATTTGCTGACACAAATGGAAATTCGCCTGAAACAGGATTATGGTCAATCAATCTGGCCTGAGTTAGAAACGCTATCTATGCTGATGTGTGGCAAAATTTTACCTGAGAGCTTTTTTAATGCCCAATAA
- the lptE gene encoding LPS assembly lipoprotein LptE, with translation MRHPILTLLLGLAVLVTAGCGFNLRGTTQVPPELQKLLLESADPYGPLTRAVRQQLRLSNVTIVDDPMRKDLPALRIIGSSENQDTVSIFRNGVTAEYQLVLHVQAQVLIPGHDIYPLRVNIFRTFFDNPLTALAKDAEAEVLRQEMRVQAAQQLVRQLLTVHAAEIKNGQENGDKSVSGNNATSATKMAPVKEINIGKPAASNSAQ, from the coding sequence GTGCGACATCCTATTCTGACGCTGTTGCTGGGGTTGGCGGTGCTGGTCACCGCTGGCTGTGGCTTTAATCTGCGTGGCACCACTCAGGTGCCGCCTGAACTGCAAAAATTACTACTGGAAAGTGCTGACCCTTATGGCCCGCTAACCCGTGCAGTGCGTCAACAATTGCGTTTAAGCAACGTCACCATTGTTGATGACCCAATGCGCAAAGACCTACCGGCCTTGCGGATTATTGGCTCATCCGAAAATCAGGATACCGTGTCAATATTCCGCAACGGTGTAACGGCTGAGTATCAGTTAGTGTTGCATGTGCAGGCGCAGGTATTAATACCGGGCCATGATATCTACCCACTGCGGGTCAATATCTTCCGCACCTTCTTCGATAACCCGTTGACTGCACTTGCAAAAGATGCAGAAGCTGAGGTTCTTCGCCAAGAGATGCGTGTTCAGGCAGCCCAGCAGTTAGTGCGGCAGCTCCTAACCGTGCATGCTGCGGAGATCAAAAATGGGCAGGAAAATGGCGATAAATCGGTTAGCGGCAACAACGCAACCAGCGCCACTAAAATGGCCCCGGTCAAAGAGATCAATATTGGCAAACCAGCAGCCAGTAACTCCGCCCAATGA
- the leuS gene encoding leucine--tRNA ligase translates to MQEQYRPEDIETQVQLHWQEKQTFKVTEDASKEKYYCLSMLPYPSGRLHMGHVRNYTIGDVISRYQRMLGKNVLQPIGWDAFGLPAEGAAVKNNTAPAPWTYDNIEYMKNQLKLLGFGYDWDREIATCKPDYYRWEQWFFTKLYEKGMVYKKTSAVNWCPHDLTVLANEQVIDGCCWRCDTKVERKEIPQWFIKITDYADQLLNDLDTLESWPEQVKTMQRNWIGRSEGVDIVFEVLDSEEKLSVYTTRPDTFMGVTYLAVAAGHPLSLQAAETNPALADFVAECRNTKVAEAEMATMEKKGMATGLYAIHPLTGEKLAIWAANFVLMDYGTGAVMSVPGHDARDWEFATKYHLPIKAVILAADGSEPDVTKEALTEKGTLFNSGEFDGLNYEDGFNAIADKLVALGVGQRKVNYRLRDWGVSRQRYWGAPIPMVTLEDGTVVPTPEDQLPVILPEDVVMDGISSPIKADPEWAKTTVNGMPGLRETDTFDTFMESSWYYARYTCPQFDEGMLDPAAANYWLPVDQYVGGIEHAIMHLMYFRFFHKLLRDAGLVDSDEPAKRLLCQGMVLADAFYYTGTSGERIWVSPVDAIVERDDKGRIIKATDAEGHELVYAGMSKMSKSKNNGIDPQVMVEKYGADTVRLFMMFASPAEMTLEWQESGVEGANRFLKRVWRLVFDHTAKGATAPLDIANLTNEQKSLRRDLHKTIAKVTDDVGRRQTFNTAIAAVMELMNKLGRAPQETEQDRALLQEALLAVVRMLYPFTPHVCFTLWQALGGEGDIDTAPWPIADEQAMIEDSKLVVVQVNGKVRGRITVPADATEEQVRERAGQEHLVAKYLDGVTVRKVIYVPGKLLNLVVG, encoded by the coding sequence ATGCAAGAGCAATACCGCCCAGAAGATATCGAAACGCAAGTACAACTTCACTGGCAAGAGAAGCAGACGTTTAAAGTCACTGAAGACGCTAGCAAAGAAAAATATTACTGCCTATCTATGCTGCCGTACCCTTCAGGGCGTCTACATATGGGCCACGTTCGTAACTACACCATTGGTGATGTTATCTCCCGCTACCAACGTATGCTGGGCAAGAACGTGTTACAACCGATTGGCTGGGATGCATTTGGCCTGCCTGCGGAAGGCGCTGCGGTAAAAAACAACACCGCGCCGGCCCCCTGGACTTACGACAATATTGAATACATGAAGAACCAGTTGAAACTACTGGGCTTCGGCTACGACTGGGATCGTGAAATTGCCACCTGTAAACCTGACTACTACCGTTGGGAACAGTGGTTCTTCACCAAGTTGTACGAAAAAGGCATGGTCTACAAAAAGACCTCGGCGGTTAACTGGTGTCCACACGATCTGACCGTGCTGGCTAACGAGCAAGTGATCGACGGTTGCTGCTGGCGTTGTGATACCAAAGTTGAACGTAAAGAGATCCCACAGTGGTTTATCAAAATCACCGATTACGCTGATCAGTTGCTTAATGATCTGGACACGCTGGAAAGCTGGCCTGAGCAGGTGAAAACCATGCAACGCAACTGGATTGGCCGCTCCGAAGGCGTTGATATCGTTTTTGAGGTGCTGGATAGCGAAGAGAAACTCTCTGTTTATACCACCCGTCCAGATACCTTTATGGGCGTAACCTACCTGGCGGTTGCTGCCGGTCACCCTCTGTCACTGCAAGCGGCTGAAACCAACCCTGCACTGGCCGATTTTGTTGCTGAATGCCGTAACACCAAGGTTGCCGAAGCTGAAATGGCTACCATGGAGAAAAAAGGCATGGCGACCGGTCTCTACGCCATCCACCCGCTGACTGGCGAGAAACTGGCTATCTGGGCTGCTAACTTTGTCTTGATGGATTACGGCACTGGCGCAGTCATGTCCGTTCCAGGCCACGATGCCCGTGACTGGGAGTTCGCCACCAAATACCACCTGCCAATCAAAGCGGTTATTTTGGCCGCAGACGGCAGCGAACCAGATGTCACCAAAGAGGCCCTGACCGAAAAAGGCACCCTGTTCAATTCTGGCGAGTTTGATGGCCTGAATTATGAAGATGGCTTTAATGCTATTGCCGACAAACTGGTCGCACTCGGTGTTGGCCAGCGCAAAGTCAATTACCGCCTGCGTGACTGGGGTGTCTCCCGTCAGCGCTATTGGGGTGCCCCAATCCCAATGGTGACACTGGAAGACGGCACTGTAGTGCCAACACCAGAAGATCAACTGCCGGTTATTCTGCCAGAAGATGTGGTGATGGACGGTATCTCCAGCCCAATCAAGGCTGACCCTGAGTGGGCTAAAACCACCGTCAACGGCATGCCGGGCCTACGTGAAACCGATACCTTCGATACCTTTATGGAGTCATCCTGGTACTACGCACGCTACACCTGCCCACAATTTGATGAAGGTATGCTAGACCCCGCCGCCGCTAACTACTGGCTGCCGGTCGATCAGTATGTCGGTGGTATTGAACATGCCATCATGCACCTGATGTACTTCCGTTTCTTCCACAAATTGCTGCGTGATGCAGGTCTGGTGGATTCCGACGAGCCAGCCAAGCGCCTGCTGTGTCAGGGCATGGTATTGGCTGATGCCTTCTACTACACCGGCACTAGCGGTGAACGTATTTGGGTTTCGCCTGTGGATGCTATCGTCGAGCGTGATGATAAAGGCCGCATTATTAAAGCGACCGATGCTGAAGGCCATGAACTGGTGTATGCCGGCATGAGCAAAATGTCGAAATCGAAAAATAACGGTATAGACCCGCAGGTTATGGTAGAGAAATACGGTGCGGATACCGTACGCCTGTTTATGATGTTTGCATCCCCGGCAGAAATGACGTTGGAGTGGCAAGAGTCTGGCGTTGAGGGAGCAAACCGCTTCCTGAAACGTGTCTGGCGTCTGGTCTTTGATCACACCGCAAAAGGCGCAACTGCCCCGTTGGATATTGCCAACCTGACGAATGAGCAAAAATCCCTGCGTCGTGACCTGCACAAGACGATTGCCAAGGTCACCGATGACGTGGGTCGCCGCCAAACCTTCAATACCGCCATCGCGGCGGTAATGGAGTTGATGAACAAGTTGGGCCGCGCCCCTCAAGAAACGGAGCAAGACCGCGCTCTGCTGCAAGAAGCATTACTGGCAGTGGTGCGTATGCTTTATCCATTTACCCCTCACGTCTGCTTCACTTTGTGGCAAGCGCTGGGTGGCGAAGGTGATATTGATACCGCACCATGGCCAATCGCCGATGAACAAGCGATGATCGAAGACTCTAAATTAGTTGTCGTACAGGTTAATGGTAAAGTGCGTGGCAGAATTACAGTGCCTGCCGATGCCACTGAAGAACAAGTTCGCGAACGTGCTGGTCAAGAGCACTTGGTGGCTAAATACCTGGATGGAGTTACTGTGCGTAAAGTCATCTATGTCCCTGGCAAACTGCTTAACCTGGTTGTGGGTTAA
- a CDS encoding zinc ribbon-containing protein has product MNKVAQYYRELVTSLTERLKNGERDIDKLVDSAEQRLDAVEELTRSEVEQIIQAVRRDLEEFARSYEESKDEFSDSVFMRVIKESLWQELADITDKTQLEWREVFKDVSHHGVYHSGEVVGLGNLVCEKCHHHLAFYTPEVLPLCPKCGHDQFNRRPFQP; this is encoded by the coding sequence ATGAACAAGGTAGCTCAATATTATCGCGAGTTAGTGACATCACTGACTGAACGCTTGAAAAATGGTGAACGTGATATCGATAAGCTGGTGGACAGCGCTGAACAGCGGCTGGATGCCGTTGAAGAGTTAACCCGCAGTGAAGTTGAGCAGATAATTCAGGCGGTGCGCCGTGATCTGGAGGAGTTTGCACGTAGCTATGAAGAGAGCAAGGATGAATTCAGTGACAGCGTCTTTATGCGGGTCATTAAAGAGAGCTTATGGCAGGAGTTGGCTGATATCACCGATAAAACTCAGCTAGAGTGGCGTGAAGTGTTTAAAGATGTCAGCCACCATGGGGTTTATCACAGCGGTGAGGTGGTCGGGCTAGGGAATTTGGTCTGTGAAAAGTGCCATCACCACCTGGCCTTCTATACCCCAGAAGTGCTGCCGCTCTGCCCAAAATGTGGTCATGACCAATTCAATCGCCGACCATTCCAGCCTTAG
- a CDS encoding amino acid ABC transporter ATP-binding protein: MISLKNVSKWYGHFQVLSDCTTEVKKGEVVVVCGPSGSGKSTLIKTVNGLEPIQKGSITVNGIGVNDKGTNLAQLRSKVGMVFQHFELFPHLSIIENLTLAQIKVLGRDKAAAREKGLKLLERVGLTTHADKFPSQLSGGQQQRVAIARALCMDPIAMLFDEPTSALDPEMINEVLDVMVKLALEGMTMMVVTHEMGFARKVANRVIFMDEGKIVEDSNKDDFFNNPKSDRAKDFLAKILH, translated from the coding sequence ATGATTTCCCTGAAAAATGTTTCTAAGTGGTACGGCCACTTTCAGGTGCTGTCTGACTGCACCACCGAAGTTAAAAAAGGTGAGGTCGTGGTGGTCTGCGGCCCTTCTGGCTCAGGTAAATCAACCTTAATCAAAACCGTGAACGGGCTGGAACCTATTCAAAAAGGCAGCATTACGGTTAATGGTATTGGTGTGAATGATAAAGGGACCAATTTGGCGCAGTTGCGTTCCAAAGTGGGCATGGTGTTCCAACATTTCGAACTCTTCCCACACTTGTCGATCATTGAAAATCTGACACTGGCGCAAATCAAAGTGTTGGGCCGCGATAAAGCCGCAGCCCGTGAAAAGGGCCTGAAACTGTTAGAGCGTGTCGGCCTGACTACCCACGCCGACAAATTCCCTTCTCAGCTATCGGGTGGCCAGCAGCAACGTGTGGCGATTGCGCGCGCACTCTGTATGGACCCCATCGCTATGCTATTTGACGAACCGACTTCAGCCCTTGATCCAGAAATGATCAATGAAGTGCTGGATGTGATGGTCAAACTGGCACTGGAAGGGATGACCATGATGGTGGTGACCCACGAGATGGGCTTTGCCCGTAAAGTGGCTAACCGGGTTATCTTTATGGATGAGGGGAAGATCGTCGAAGACAGCAACAAAGATGATTTCTTTAACAACCCAAAATCTGATCGCGCCAAAGACTTCCTGGCAAAAATTCTGCATTAA
- the gltK gene encoding glutamate/aspartate ABC transporter permease GltK — MYEFDWSSIGPSIPYLLQGLVVTAKITLTAIVFGIIWGTVLAVMRLSPIKAISWFATVYVNVFRSIPLVMVLLWFYLVVPSLLQNVLGLSPKTDIRLISAMVAFSLFEAAYYSEIIRAGIQSISRGQSSAALALGMTQGQSMRLVILPQAFRAMVPLLLTQGIVLFQDTSLVYVLSLADFFRTATNIGERDGTRVEMVLFAGLVYFVISIAASMLVNYLKKRTV; from the coding sequence ATGTACGAATTTGATTGGAGTTCTATCGGCCCCAGCATTCCTTACCTACTGCAAGGCTTGGTTGTTACCGCCAAGATAACCCTGACCGCTATCGTATTTGGGATTATCTGGGGGACAGTTCTGGCGGTAATGCGCCTGTCACCGATTAAAGCCATCAGCTGGTTTGCCACCGTCTATGTCAACGTGTTCCGCTCTATTCCGCTGGTGATGGTGCTACTGTGGTTCTATCTGGTGGTCCCGAGCTTATTACAAAATGTGCTGGGCTTATCACCAAAAACTGATATTCGGTTAATCTCCGCCATGGTAGCCTTTTCGCTGTTTGAAGCGGCCTATTACTCAGAAATTATCCGTGCGGGTATCCAAAGTATCTCCCGTGGGCAATCTTCTGCCGCTCTGGCGTTGGGCATGACACAAGGCCAGTCGATGAGATTGGTTATCCTGCCCCAAGCTTTCCGCGCCATGGTGCCGCTGCTGTTAACTCAGGGAATAGTGTTATTTCAGGATACATCACTGGTGTATGTCCTTAGCCTGGCCGATTTCTTCCGCACCGCCACCAATATTGGCGAGCGGGACGGGACTCGGGTCGAAATGGTGCTGTTTGCCGGTTTGGTTTATTTCGTTATCAGTATTGCCGCATCGATGCTGGTTAACTATTTGAAGAAAAGGACTGTTTGA
- a CDS encoding amino acid ABC transporter permease encodes MSIDWNWGIFLQAAPFGNTTYLGWIWSGFQVTIALSLCAWVIAFFIGSLFGILRTVPNRILSGIGTCYVELFRNVPLIVQFFTWYLVVPELLPVDIGMWFKSELDPNIQFFLSSVICLGLFTAARVCEQVRAGIQSLPRGQKAAGLAMGLTLPQTYRYVLLPNAYRVIIPPMTSEMVNLVKNSAIASTIGLVDMAAQAGKLLDYSAHAYESFTAITLGYVLINAVIMLVMRLVEKKVQLPGNLGSK; translated from the coding sequence ATGTCAATAGACTGGAACTGGGGCATTTTCTTGCAAGCTGCCCCTTTCGGCAATACCACCTATCTCGGCTGGATTTGGTCCGGCTTTCAAGTCACCATCGCGTTGTCACTGTGCGCATGGGTGATCGCCTTTTTCATCGGCTCGCTGTTTGGCATTTTAAGAACTGTACCCAATCGAATTCTGTCAGGAATAGGCACCTGTTACGTTGAACTATTTCGTAACGTCCCCTTGATTGTACAATTCTTTACCTGGTATCTGGTGGTCCCGGAGCTGTTGCCAGTTGACATCGGCATGTGGTTTAAAAGTGAGCTGGACCCCAATATACAGTTCTTCCTCTCTTCCGTGATTTGCCTTGGCTTATTTACTGCCGCACGGGTTTGCGAACAGGTACGGGCAGGGATCCAATCACTGCCTCGGGGTCAGAAAGCGGCCGGTCTGGCAATGGGGTTAACCCTGCCACAGACTTATCGTTATGTTTTATTGCCTAATGCTTACCGGGTGATTATTCCCCCGATGACCTCAGAAATGGTTAATCTGGTTAAAAACTCAGCGATCGCCTCAACAATCGGTCTGGTGGATATGGCGGCACAAGCGGGTAAATTGCTGGATTATTCAGCTCACGCTTATGAGTCCTTCACCGCCATCACTCTTGGTTATGTGCTGATCAACGCCGTGATCATGCTGGTGATGCGATTAGTTGAGAAGAAAGTGCAGTTACCCGGCAATCTGGGGAGTAAATAA
- a CDS encoding glutamate/aspartate ABC transporter substrate-binding protein, with protein MHMRKLALALLLAGMASGVAQAEEAAAQPAAKAEASVDTLKKIKDSGVIVVGHRESSVPFSYYDNQQKVVGYAQDYSDLIVDAVKKKLNAPDLQVKLIPITSQNRIPLLQNGTFDFECGSTTNNLERQQQASFSNTIFVVGTRLLTKKGSEVKDFKDLAGKTVVVTSGTTSEVLLNKLNEKDNMNMRIISAKDHGDSFRTLESGRAVAFMMDDALLAGERAKAKKPDQWDIVGTAQSQEAYGCMLRKNDPAFKALLDETIATAQTSGVAEKSFDRWFKNPIPPKNLNLNFSLSDEMKALFKAPNDKALN; from the coding sequence ATGCATATGCGTAAATTGGCGTTAGCGCTACTGTTAGCTGGGATGGCAAGTGGCGTAGCCCAAGCAGAAGAAGCGGCAGCACAACCCGCAGCGAAAGCGGAAGCCTCCGTCGATACTCTGAAGAAGATTAAAGACAGTGGCGTTATCGTGGTGGGTCATCGTGAGTCTTCCGTTCCCTTCTCTTATTATGATAATCAGCAGAAAGTGGTGGGTTATGCACAAGATTATTCTGATCTGATCGTTGATGCCGTTAAGAAAAAACTTAACGCGCCTGATTTGCAGGTAAAACTGATTCCGATCACGTCACAAAACCGTATTCCACTACTGCAAAACGGCACCTTTGATTTCGAGTGTGGTTCTACCACCAATAACCTGGAACGTCAGCAGCAAGCTTCGTTCTCTAATACCATTTTTGTTGTCGGCACCCGTTTGCTGACCAAAAAAGGTTCTGAAGTTAAAGATTTCAAAGACTTGGCAGGTAAAACTGTCGTGGTCACGTCCGGAACCACATCTGAAGTTCTGCTGAATAAGTTGAATGAAAAAGACAACATGAATATGCGTATCATCAGCGCCAAAGACCACGGTGACTCTTTCCGCACATTGGAGAGTGGTCGCGCAGTCGCCTTTATGATGGATGATGCATTGTTAGCTGGTGAACGTGCCAAAGCGAAGAAACCAGACCAATGGGATATCGTCGGCACCGCGCAGTCTCAGGAAGCTTACGGCTGTATGTTGCGGAAAAATGACCCCGCGTTCAAAGCACTGTTGGATGAAACCATCGCCACCGCACAAACTTCGGGTGTAGCGGAGAAGTCATTTGACCGCTGGTTCAAAAATCCAATTCCACCTAAAAATCTTAACCTGAATTTCTCACTGTCTGATGAAATGAAGGCGCTGTTCAAAGCACCTAACGATAAAGCATTGAACTAA
- a CDS encoding MSMEG_1061 family FMN-dependent PPOX-type flavoprotein, which translates to MSLNPEFILTTEAQLNEHYAAPNKNVLKKQIDHIDDYAKKLIAAAPFAVLGTLGANGIDCSPKGGEPGFIHVQDSKTLMLPDRAGNNRLDGIRNLLHNPFIGILFLIPGWTEGFRVNGRAKISVDPALCERFSQNGHPARTVLVIDVDEVFIHCGRAITFADLWNPEKHVGKEDIPTALEVFKAHLALNNHQLS; encoded by the coding sequence ATGTCACTGAATCCTGAATTTATCCTCACCACCGAAGCGCAATTAAATGAGCATTACGCCGCTCCTAATAAAAATGTACTGAAAAAACAAATAGATCACATTGATGATTACGCCAAAAAGCTGATCGCCGCTGCGCCTTTTGCCGTGTTGGGTACACTGGGTGCCAATGGGATAGACTGCTCGCCAAAAGGCGGGGAGCCGGGCTTTATCCATGTACAGGACAGCAAAACCTTGATGCTGCCAGACCGTGCGGGGAATAACCGCCTGGATGGTATCCGCAATCTGCTGCATAACCCGTTTATCGGCATTTTGTTCCTGATCCCAGGCTGGACGGAAGGTTTTCGGGTGAATGGCCGCGCAAAAATTTCGGTTGATCCGGCGCTTTGTGAGCGCTTTAGCCAAAACGGCCACCCTGCCCGCACTGTCTTAGTGATTGATGTGGATGAGGTATTTATCCATTGTGGCCGCGCAATCACCTTTGCCGACTTGTGGAATCCTGAAAAACATGTGGGGAAAGAAGATATTCCAACGGCATTAGAGGTATTTAAGGCCCATCTGGCACTCAATAATCATCAGTTAAGCTGA